A window of the Cannabis sativa cultivar Pink pepper isolate KNU-18-1 chromosome X, ASM2916894v1, whole genome shotgun sequence genome harbors these coding sequences:
- the LOC115707610 gene encoding eukaryotic translation initiation factor 3 subunit B, producing MADVMLLNEVETTAARLGIDLSEIDLDSIRLPPGEDFGIKSDDEDVFRDENMEFDSGFGNIIVVDNIPVVPREKFEKLEGVIRKIYSQIGVIKEDGFWMPTDPETHKTLGFCFVEFNTPQEAELALKTNGYKLDRSHIFAVNLFDDFEKYMKVPDEWAPPEVVPYTPGENLQKWLTDEKARDQFVIRAGTDTEVLWNDARQMKPDPVYKRAYWTESFVQWSPLGTYLATVHRQGAAVWGGASTFNRLMRYAHPQVGLIDFSPGENYLVTYSSHEPSSPDEPKRVVINIFDVRTGKVMRDFKGTTDEFAIAGSGGVSGVSWPVFKWGGGKEDKYFARLGKNLISVYETENFFLLDKKSLKVENVMDFSWSPTDPILALFVPELGGGNQPARVSLYQIPSKEELRQKNLFSVSDCKMYWQSNGDYLAVKVDRYTKTKKSTYTGFELFRIKERDIPIEVFELENKTDKIIAFAWEPKGHRFAIIHGDNPRPDVSFYSMRSGNNTGRVSKLTTLKGKQANALYWSPTGRYIILAGLKGMNGQLEFYNVDELETMATAEHFMATDIEWDPTGRYVATAVTSVHEMENGFNIWSFNGKLLYRILKDHFFQFLWRPRPPPFLSPEKEEEIAKNLKKYSKKYEAEDQDVSMLLSEQDREKRKMLKEEWEKWVAEWKRLHEEERLEREKLRDGEASDDDEEEYEAKEVEVEEVLETTEEILPFEI from the exons ATGGCGGACGTCATGCTACTCAACGAGGTTGAGACCACGGCGGCGCGATTAGGTATAGATTTATCCGAGATAGATCTGGACTCTATTCGTCTTCCTCCTGGAGAAGATTTCGGCATCAAAAG TGACGATGAAGATGTATTCCGGGATGAAAATATGGAGTTCGATTCCGGGTTTGGTAATATTATAGTTGTAGATAATATTCCGGTTGTTCCTCGGGAGAAGTTTGAGAAATTGGAGGGTGTAATTCGTAAAATTTACAGTCAGATTGGTGTAATCAAGGAAGATGGTTTTTGGATGCCAACTGATCCAGAAACTCATAAAACCTTAGGGTTTTGTTTTGTTGAATTCAATACTCCTCAG GAAGCTGAACTAGCCCTGAAAACGAATGGGTACAAGTTGGACAGATCACATATTTTTGCTGTCAACCTGTTTGATGATTTTGAGAAATATATGAAAGTTCCGGATGAGTGGGCCCCTCCGGAAGTTGTGCCTTATACTCCTGGG GAAAATCTTCAAAAATGGCTTACAGATGAAAAAGCCAGAGACCAGTTTGTTATCCGTGCTGGTACGGATACTGAAGTTCTATGGAATGATGCCCGACAAATGAAGCCCGATCCTGTTTACAAGCGTGCT TACTGGACGGAAAGTTTTGTCCAGTGGTCCCCATTGGGGACTTACTTAGCAACTGTGCACAGACAAGGTGCTGCAGTTTGGGGTGGAGCCTCTACTTTTAATAGGTTGATGCGTTATGCACATCCCCAG GTTGGACTAATTGATTTCTCCCCTGGGGAGAACTACTTGGTGACTTACAGCAGTCATGAACCGAGCAGTCCAGACGAGCCAAAG AGAGTTGTCATCAatatttttgatgtaagaacTGGAAAGGTTATGAGAGATTTCAAGGGCACAACCGATGAGTTTGCAATTGCAGGAAGCGGTGGTGTGTCAGGGGTATCTTGGCCTGTTTTCAA ATGGGGTGGTGGAAAAGAAGATAAATATTTTGCAAGGCTGGGGAAGAATCTGATCTCTGTTTACGAGACAGAAAACTTCTTCCTTCTTGATAAGAAATCCTTGAAGGTCGAGAATGTGATGGATTTCAGTTGGTCTCCTACTGATCCAATTCTTGCCCTGTTTGTTCCTGAATTAGGGGGTGGCAATCAACCTGCTAGA GTGAGTCTTTATCAAATCCCCAGTAAAGAAGAACTTAGACAGAAGAATTTGTTCAGTGTTAGTGATTGCAAAATGTACTGGCAATCCAATGGGGATTACCTTGCAGTAAAGGTTGATCGCTATACAAAAACTAAGAAATCAACATACACAGGCTTTGAGCTATTCAGGATAAAAGAGCGTGACATCCCGATTGAGGTGTTTGAGCTGGAAAATAAGACTGACAAGATTATTGCCTTTGCTTGGGAACCAAAGGGTCACAGGTTTGCTATTATCCACGGCGATAACCCCAGACCCGATGTAAGCTTTTACTCAATGCGGAGCGGTAATAACACAGGCCGTGTTTCCAAACTTACCACTCTAAAGGGCAAGCAAGCAAATGCCCTATATTGGTCGCCCACTGGTCGTTACATTATTCTAGCGGGATTGAAAGGAATGAACGGGCAGTTGGAATTTTACAATGTCGATGAATTAGAAACCATGGCTACTGCTGAGCATTTTATGGCAACAGACATTGAATGGGATCCTACTGGAAG GTATGTTGCAACTGCTGTGACTTCAGTCCATGAGATGGAGAATGGATTTAACATTTGGTCCTTTAATGGCAAGCTGCTTTACCGGATATTGAAGGATCATTTCTTCCAG TTTCTGTGGCGGCCAAGGCCTCCACCTTTCTTGAGCCCTGAGAAAGAAGAAGAGATTGCAAAGAACTTGAAAAAATACAGCAAGAAGTACGAGGCAGAAGACCAGGACGTGTCAATGCTATTGAGCGAGCAAGATCGGGAGAAGAGGAAGATGTTGAAGGAAGAATGGGAGAAATGGGTGGCCGAGTGGAAGCGGTTGCATGAAGAAGAGAGATTGGAGAGAGAGAAGCTTAGGGACGGAGAAGCtagtgatgatgatgaagaagaatacGAAGCCAAAGAAGTTGAAGTCGAAGAAGTATTGGAAACAACCGAAGAGATCCTTCCGTTCGAAATTTGA
- the LOC115707647 gene encoding CBL-interacting serine/threonine-protein kinase 12, with protein sequence MAEIKATSSTTTTKKEIQGLLLGRFEIGKLLGHGTFAKVYLAKNIKSGESVAIKVIDKEKILKGGLIAHIKREISILRRVRHPNIVQLFEVMATKAKIYFVMEYVRGGELFNKVAKGRLKEELARNYFQQLISAVSFCHARGVFHRDLKPENLLLDENGNLKVSDFGLSAVSDQIRQDGLFHTFCGTPAYVAPEVLARKGYDAAKVDIWSCGVILFVLMAGYLPFHDQNIMAMYKKIYKGEFRCPRWFSPELSRLLSRVLDTNPETRVTIPHIMENRWFKKGFKHIKFYIEDDKLCKVEDDDGIIDKEKAEVEGGDDGSCFSDQSLSESDSEIEMRRRTASLPRPASLNAFDIISFSRGFDLSGLFEEGSEEESRFVSSASVSKIISKLEEIGKVVSFSVRKKDCRVSLEGTREGVRGPLTIAAEIFELTPSLVVVEVKKKSGDRAEYEHFCNQELKPGLEKLRLEEESARAADTANAAATAASAASAASSNVPSDTE encoded by the coding sequence ATGGCCGAAATCAAGGCCACCAgctccaccaccaccaccaagaAGGAAATCCAAGGCTTACTCCTAGGTCGCTTCGAAATCGGCAAACTATTAGGTCACGGAACCTTCGCAAAAGTTTACCTAGCCAAAAACATCAAGTCCGGCGAAAGCGTCGCCATTAAAGTAATCGATAAAGAGAAGATCCTAAAAGGCGGTTTAATTGCTCATATCAAGAGAGAGATTTCAATTCTTCGACGAGTTCGTCACCCTAACATTGTTCAACTCTTTGAGGTTATGGCTACCAAGGCTAAGATCTACTTCGTTATGGAGTACGTTCGCGGTGGAGAATTGTTCAACAAAGTCGCCAAGGGAAGACTCAAGGAGGAACTTGCCAGGAATTACTTTCAGCAATTGATCTCAGCCGTTAGTTTCTGTCACGCTCGAGGAGTTTTTCATCGGGATCTTAAGCCTGAGAATCTTCTTCTTGATGAGAATGGTAATCTTAAAGTTTCTGATTTTGGTTTGAGTGCTGTTTCTGATCAAATTCGTCAAGATGGTctttttcatactttttgtgGTACGCCGGCTTATGTAGCGCCGGAGGTTTTGGCTAGGAAGGGTTATGATGCTGCTAAGGTTGATATTTGGTCTTGTGGTGTTATATTGTTTGTTTTAATGGCTGGTTATTTACCTTTTCATGATCAGAATATTATGGCTATGTATAAGAAGATTTACAAGGGTGAATTTCGTTGCCCTAGATGGTTTTCCCCCGAGTTATCTCGGCTTCTTAGTCGTGTTCTTGATACAAACCCTGAAACTAGGGTTACTATACCTCATATTATGGAGAATAGGTGGTTTAAAAAGGGTTTCaaacatattaaattttacattgaGGATGATAAACTGTGTAAAGTTGAGGATGATGATGGGATTATTGATAAGGAAAAGGCTGAGGTTGAGGGTGGTGATGATGGGAGTTGTTTTTCTGATCAGTCTTTGTCTGAATCTGATTCGGAAATTGAGATGAGAAGAAGAACAGCTTCTTTGCCTAGACCAGCTAGTTTGAATGCTTTTGATATAATATCTTTCTCTAGGGGATTTGATTTATCTGGGTTGTTTGAGGAGGGTTCTGAGGAGGAATCGAGGTTTGTTTCGAGTGCTTCGGTTTCTAAGATTATTTCTAAACTTGAAGAGATTGGTAAAGTTGTTAGCTTTAGTGTGAGGAAGAAGGATTGTAGGGTGAGTTTAGAGGGTACTAGAGAGGGTGTTAGGGGGCCGTTGACTATTGCTGCTGAAATATTTGAGTTGACACCTTCTTTGGTTGTGGTGGAAGTTAAGAAGAAAAGTGGTGATAGAGCTGAGTATGAGCATTTTTGTAATCAAGAATTGAAACCCGGATTGGAAAAATTGAGACTTGAGGAGGAGTCTGCTCGTGCTGCTGATACTGCTAATGCTGCTGCAACTGCTGCATCTGCTGCATCTGCTGCATCGTCAAATGTACCATCAGATACTGAATAG
- the LOC115707629 gene encoding LOW QUALITY PROTEIN: lariat debranching enzyme (The sequence of the model RefSeq protein was modified relative to this genomic sequence to represent the inferred CDS: substituted 1 base at 1 genomic stop codon): MKIAVEGCMHGDLDNVYKTLQYLETLNNIKIDLLICCGDFQSVRNENDLESLNVPPKYRSMNSFWKYYSGQEIAPYPTIFIGGNHEASNYLWELYYGGWAAPNIYFLGFSGVVKFGNVRIGGLSGIYNNRNYYSGHFERPPYNESTIRSIYHVREYDVHKLMQVQEPIDIFLSHDWPLGITDCGDWKQLVRFKPYFEKEIQERTLGSKPAAELLEKLKPPYWFSAHLHCKFAARVRHGEGGPVTNFLALDKCLPGRKFLQIIEIESEAGPHEIQYDEEWLAITRRFNSIFPQTRQRMNVRNLHLHMEECRQWVKTRLLERGAKPFEFARTVPCYDPSRTVSSSSPRGYTRNPQTESFLQFLDLPYLLDNMSESLEVSKTPDSLIHRGSVDDNNENIPIDDVDEDEDELEEDGKXSFNSKISHFKPKVLSYYYYLILFFFCIIISPSPCCGDLSFGFYSASCPSAEFMIRNTVRTASSRDPTVPGKLLRLLFHDCFVEGCDASVLLQGNGTERSDPANTSLDGFSVIDSAKKVLEFFCPETVSCADILALAARDAVEFTGGPVVEIPTGRRDGKVSSASNVRPNIIDTSFTMDEMTKLFISKGLSLDDLVTLSGAHTIGRAHCGAFSDRFQEDPKGKLTLIDASLDSAYANELMKKCPANAQPSTTVNNDPETSFVFDNQYYKNLLKKKGLFQSDSVLFGDTRTSKRVESFAKNQFSFFESWSQSFLKLTTIGVKTNEVGEIRALCSSTNDG, translated from the exons ATGAAAATAGCTGTCGAAGGTTGTATGCATGGTGACCTCGACAATGTTTACAAAACCCTCCAATATCTCGAAACACTTAACAACATCAAAATCGATCTCCTCATCTGTTGCGGCGATTTTCAG TCTGTGAGGAATGAGAATGATTTGGAGAGCTTAAATGTTCCTCCCAAATACCGCTCCATGAACTCCTTTTGGAAGTACTATTCGGGTCAGGAAATTGCTCCTTATCCCACCATTTTTATTGGTGGCAATCACGAAGCTTCCAATTACTTGTGGGAATT GTACTATGGAGGATGGGCTGCACCTAACATATACTTTTTGGGATTTTCTGGAGTGGTCAAGTTTGGAAATGTTCGCATTGGTGGACTCTCTGGAATATATAATAATCGAAATTATTATTCAG GGCATTTTGAGCGGCCTCCATATAATGAGAGCACCATTAGATCGATATATCATGTGCGTGAATACGACGTCCACAAACTTATGCAAGTTCAGGAACCTATAGACATATTTCTTTCACATGATTGGCCTCTTGGCATCACTGACTGTGGAGACTGGAAGCAACTTGTTCGGTTCAAGCCATATTTTGAGAAGGAG ATTCAGGAAAGAACACTTGGAAGTAAACCTGCTGCCGAACTGCTGGAGAAATTAAAACCCCCTTATTGGTTTTCAGCACATTTGCATTGCAAGTTTGCTGCTCGTGTTCGACATGGGGAAGGTGGTCCAGTGACAAACTTTCTTGCTCTCGACAAGTGCCTTCCAGGGCGTAAATTTTTACAG ATCATTGAAATCGAATCAGAAGCAGGACCTCATGAAATTCAGTACGATGAAGAATGGTTAGCCATAACTCGGAGATTCAACTCTATATTCCCACAGACCAGGCAAAGAATGAATGTTAG GAATTTACATCTTCACATGGAAGAATGTCGACAATGGGTGAAGACCAGGCTACTGGAAAGAGGAGCCAAACCTTTTGAATTCGCAAGGACAGTTCCCTGTTACGATCCTTCGAGAACTGTCTCCAGTAGCTCACCTCGtg GTTATACTCGAAATCCTCAAACAGAATCTTTCTTGCAGTTTCTAGATCTTCCCTACCTTCTTGATAACATGTCAGAATCCTTGGAAGTGTCAAAGACACCAGATTCACTGATTCATAGAG GTTCCGTTGATGATAACAACGAAAACATCCCCATTGATGATGTCGACGAGGATGAGGACGAGTTGGAAGAAGATGGAAAATGAAGCTTCAATAGTAAAATCTCCCactttaa ACCAAAAGTCCTATCTTATTATTACTATCttattctcttcttcttttgtATTATTATATCTCCTTCTCCTTGTTGTGGGGACCTCTCTTTTGGGTTCTACTCAGCTTCATGTCCTTCTGCTGAGTTTATGATCAGAAACACTGTCAGAACAGCCTCTTCAAGAGACCCAACTGTCCCCGGAAAACTCCTTCGTTTGCTCTTTCATGACTGCTTTGTTGAG GGCTGTGATGCATCGGTGTTGCTACAAGGAAACGGGACAGAGCGAAGCGATCCAGCAAACACATCTCTAGACGGGTTTTCAGTGATAGATTCGGCTAAAAAAGTACTTGAATTTTTTTGTCCAGAGACTGTTTCTTGTGCTGACATTTTGGCTTTAGCTGCAAGAGATGCTGTTGAATTT ACTGGTGGACCAGTTGTTGAGATTCCAACAGGTAGGAGAGATGGGAAGGTTTCTTCAGCTTCAAATGTTCGACCTAACATCATTGATACAAGCTTTACAATGGATGAAATGACTAAGCTGTTCATCTCAAAAGGGTTGTCTTTGGATGACCTTGTCACTCTTTCAG GAGCTCACACGATAGGACGAGCTCATTGTGGCGCATTTAGTGACCGGTTTCAAGAAGATCCCAAAGGGAAACTTACCCTCATCGATGCATCACTCGACAGTGCATACGCAAATGAGCTCATGAAGAAATGCCCGGCTAATGCACAACCTTCTACGACGGTCAACAACGATCCAGAAACCTCATTTGTGTTCGACAATCAATATTATAAAAatcttttgaaaaagaaaggtCTATTCCAATCAGATTCTGTGTTGTTTGGTGATACCAGAACGAGTAAAAGAGTTGAGAGTTTTGCGAAAAACCAATTTAGTTTCTTTGAGAGTTGGAGTCAATCGTTTTTGAAGTTAACTACTATTGGTGTTAAAACAAATGAGGTAGGGGAAATTAGAGCCTTATGTTCATCTACTAATGATGGTTGA
- the LOC115707621 gene encoding putative pentatricopeptide repeat-containing protein At3g25970, which yields MQSLHSLIYSSLNAFSKVSITHSWAIKSGSITDIYIANNILNGYSKFQEFRYAHKLFDEMFHRDTVSWNTVIAGNVNCGKFEFAWEVLRNMRRFGYELDGYTFGSILKGVAFVNRWDIGQQLHSLLCKIGCIGNVYCGSALLDMYAKCERVEDAFLVFEEMPERNAVSWNALISGYVEAGDRGTAFGVFKCMEEEQSVKLDDGTVSPLLTLLNGVEFYQLTMQIHGKIIKHGVESNNKVCNAMISSYSDCGSLGDAKKVFDGSFENRDVVTWNSMIGACLVHNKEDYAFKLFMEMQWFGFEPDIYSYTSIISACFEEAHKNYGKSLHGLIIKRGLEQSVPVNNALIAMYLKSNNRSMVEALNIFGSMKLKDRVSWNSILTGLSQLGLSEDALKLFAHMRNLAIEIDHYTFSAVLRSCSDLATLQLGQQVHVLSLKSGLESNEFVTSSLIFMYAKCGIIEDAKKSFENNPRDSSITWNSIIFAYAQHGQGYIALNLFEEMKNKEVKADHITFVAVLTACSHIGLVEQGCKLLKTMETEYGIPPRAEHYACAVDMYGRAGHLDRAKTLVESMPFEPDAMLWKTFLGACRACGNIELASQIASHLLEVEPEEHCTYILLSDMFGYLRRWDERANVKRLMRERGVKKVPGWSWIEIKNEVHSFKAEDRLHPNSDQIYFVLEVLMFEFRTTLDVVDDDFDVLIDNLEDLALFSDPIPVALFSESGM from the coding sequence ATGCAGTCACTGCACTCACTTATTTATAGTTCATTAAATGCATTTTCCAAAGTTTCAATAACCCATTCATGGGCAATCAAATCAGGTTCCATAACAGATATTTACATAGCTAACAACATCCTTAATGGGTATTCGAAATTTCAAGAATTTCGGTATGCCCATAAACTGTTTGATGAAATGTTTCACAGAGACACTGTGTCTTGGAATACAGTTATTGCTGGTAATGTAAACTGTGGGAAATTTGAGTTTGCTTGGGAAGTTTTGAGAAACATGAGAAGATTTGGATATGAACTTGATGGTTACACATTTGGAAGCATACTTAAAGGAGTTGCTTTTGTTAACAGATGGGATATTGGGCAACAATTACATTCATTGTTATGTAAGATTGGTTGTATTGGTAATGTTTATTGTGGAAGTGCACTTTTGGATATGTATGCAAAATGCGAGAGAGTTGAGGATGCATTTTTGGTGTTTGAAGAAATGCCCGAAAGAAACGCTGTTTCGTGGAATGCGTTGATTTCGGGTTATGTTGAAGCGGGCGATCGAGGTACTGCGTTCGGTGTTTTTAAATGTATGGAAGAAGAACAAAGTGTGAAGCTTGATGATGGTACTGTCTCACCACTTTTGACATTGCTTAATGGTGTTGAGTTTTATCAGTTAACTATGCAGATTCATGGGAAAATTATAAAGCATGGTGTGGAATCTAATAACAAGGTTTGTAATGCTATGATTAGTTCATATTCTGATTGTGGATCTTTAGGAGATGCTAAGAAAGTGTTTGATGGTTCTTTTGAAAACAGAGATGTGGTGACATGGAATTCCATGATTGGAGCTTGTTTAGTTCACAACAAAGAAGATTATGCATTTAAACTCTTTATGGAAATGCAGTGGTTTGGATTTGAACCAGATATATATAGCTATACTAGCATTATAAGTGCTTGTTTTGAAGAAGCACATAAGAACTATGGAAAATCTCTCCATGGTTTGATTATAAAAAGGGGACTTGAACAATCAGTTCCAGTTAATAATGCTTTGATTGCTATGTATCTTAAGTCAAATAACAGATCCATGGTGGAAGCTTTGAACATATTTGGATCCATGAAGTTGAAAGATCGTGTTTCGTGGAACTCGATTCTGACCGGATTATCACAACTCGGGTTGAGTGAAGATGCCTTGAAACTGTTTGCACATATGAGAAATTTAGCTATAGAAATCGATCACTACACGTTTTCGGCTGTCCTCAGGTCTTGCTCGGATTTAGCAACCCTCCAATTAGGCCAACAGGTTCATGTATTGTCACTTAAATCGGGCCTTGAGTCAAACGAATTCGTCACCAGCTCGCTGATTTTCATGTATGCAAAGTGTGGAATCATAGAAGATGCAAAGAAATCGTTTGAAAACAACCCGAGAGACAGTTCAATCACATGGAATTCGATCATTTTCGCTTATGCTCAACACGGGCAAGGCTACATTGCACTGAACCTCTTTGAAGAAATGAAAAACAAAGAAGTGAAAGCCGATCACATCACATTCGTTGCGGTTTTAACAGCTTGTAGCCATATTGGTTTGGTTGAACAAGGCTGCAAGCTTTTAAAAACAATGGAAACCGAGTATGGAATACCTCCCCGAGCAGAACATTATGCTTGCGCTGTTGATATGTATGGACGAGCAGGGCATCTAGACAGGGCGAAAACATTGGTCGAATCAATGCCATTCGAGCCTGATGCAATGCTGTGGAAAACTTTCTTAGGTGCTTGCAGGGCTTGTGGAAACATTGAACTAGCTAGCCAGATTGCTAGCCATCTTCTTGAAGTGGAACCCGAAGAGCATTGTACTTACATACTCCTTTCGGATATGTTCGGGTATCTAAGGCGTTGGGATGAAAGAGCAAATGTAAAGAGGCTTATGAGAGAAAGGGGTGTGAAAAAAGTCCCTGGTTGGAGTTGGATAGAGATTAAGAATGAGGTACATTCTTTCAAAGCTGAAGATCGTTTACACCCCAATTCTGATCAGATATATTTTGTTCTTGAAGTTTTGATGTTTGAGTTTAGAACAACATTAGATGTTGTTGATGATGATTTTGATGTTTTGATTGACAATTTGGAGGATTTGGCTTTGTTTTCTGATCCTATTCCAGTTGCTTTGTTTTCTGAAAGTGGAATGTAA
- the LOC115707638 gene encoding dynamin-related protein 3A → MGKGPAAATIGSSLVPIINKLQEIIAPVGNNSSLDISLPLVAVIGSQSSGKSSVLEALVGRDFLPRGCDICTRRPLLLVLENRPETDDEGAEWGEFRHLPGKRFYDFSKIRREIQAETDRGAGSNKGVSEEQIFLKISSPNVLNMTLVDLPGITKVPVGDQPSDIEARVRKMIMTQIRQEKCIILAVSPANSDLATSDALQMAREADPTGSRTIGVITKLDIMDRGTNARNFLLGKVIPLRLGYIGVINRSQEDINKNRSIADALSREETFFRDHPVYSGLPSSCGIPQLSRKLNQILEQHIRMALPSLKSELNSEMSVVGKELQKYGNMAEANMEKGVILLNILSKYCEDFSALVDGCSKEISTKELSGGARINYIIHSIFIKSLEEVDPCEGLTDDDIRITIQNAAGARNALIVPEAPFEVLVRAQIARLLDPSLQCVRYVHDELMKISRACEVSDLQRFPNLRKRMDEIMVKFLCDGVKPTEKMIRDHIEMEMDWINYLHPNFLSGRKAVKLALEQLRSQQESRSSVNNEKPTSSGGNTSTRTWGIPSMSSVNSSPRTWGIPSMFGTRGGSSEGKPVSNTTVDEPNGCSNQMPCTIQLTEPPSILRPLEATESETVEICVTKSLIQSYYDIVRKNIQDLVPKAIMHFLVNHTKRKLQSTFTQKLYSGDLFEELLIEDDEVVSKRKCNQELFLVLQEAIEMLEEVESDVSTGSSTIISSSSSVAGITY, encoded by the exons ATGGGAAAAGGTCCAGCGGCGGCGACGATCGGTTCCTCATTAGTACCGATCATCAACAAACTCCAGGAAATTATTGCTCCCGTAGGAAACAATTCTTCGTTGGATATTTCTCTACCTCTCGTGGCTGTTATAGGGAGCCAGAGCAGCGGTAAATCCAGCGTTCTAGAGGCACTCGTCGGCCGGGATTTTCTTCCTCGCGGCTGCGATATATGCACGAGGAGACCGCTTCTGCTTGTGCTAGAGAATCGGCCGGAGACCGATGATGAAGGAGCAGAGTGGGGTGAGTTTCGTCATTTGCCTGGAAAACGATTCTACGATTTCTCTAAGATTCGCCGCGAAATTCAG GCTGAGACTGACAGAGGAGCAGGGTCTAACAAAGGAGTTTCAGAAGAACAAATTTTCTTAAAGATTTCCTCTCCAAATGTACTTAATATGACGCTTGTTGATTTACCTGGCATCACTAAAGTCCCTGTTGGAGATCAACCTAGTGATATAGAGGCAAGGGTTAGGAAAATGATAATGACCCAAATTAGGCAGGAAAAATGTATTATACTGGCTGTTAGTCCTGCAAATTCTGATTTGGCTACCTCTGATGCACTTCAAATGGCTAGAGAAGCTGATCCAACGG GTTCTCGAACAATTGGTGTAATCACAaag CTTGATATAATGGATCGAGGAACTAATGCACGTAATTTTTTGCTTGGGAAAGTTATTCCACTTCGTCTTGGTTATATTGGCGTTATTAATCGAAGCCAAGAg GACATTAATAAAAACCGTAGCATTGCTGATGCTCTTTCTCGTGAAGAGACATTCTTTCGTGATCATCCT GTATATAGTGGTCTGCCTAGTTCTTGTGGCATTCCCCAGCTGTCAAGGAAGCTAAATCAG ATTTTGGAACAACATATCAGAATGGCTCTCCCAAGTTTGAAATCTGAGCTGAACTCGGAAATGTCTGTTGTTGGTAAAGAACTTCAAAAGTATGGAAACATGGCGGAGGCTAAT ATGGAAAAAGGAGTAATTTTGTTGAACATTTTGTCAAAATATTGTGAAG ATTTTTCTGCTTTGGTGGATGGGTGTAGTAAGGAAATATCAACTAAAGAATTGTCAGGTGGAGCCAGGATCAATTATATAATTCATTCAATATTTATAAAGAGCTTAGAG GAAGTTGATCCTTGTGAGGGTCTAACAGATGATGATATTCGGATAACTATTCAAAATGCTGCTGGTGCTAGGAACGCATTAATTGTTCCAGAG GCCCCGTTTGAAGTTCTTGTTAGAGCACAGATTGCTCGGTTGTTGGACCCTAGTCTTCAGTGTGTTCGATATGTTCATGATGAACTAATGAAG atTAGTCGCGCTTGTGAAGTATCTGACTTGCAAAGGTTTCCGAATTTGAGAAAGCGGATGGATGAAATTATGGTAAAGTTTTTATGCGATGGTGTAAAGCCTACTGAGAAAATGATTAGAGATCATATTGAGATGGAG ATGGATTGGATAAATTATTTGCATCCGAATTTCCTCAGTGGAAGGAAGGCTGTTAAGCTTGCTTTAGAGCAACTGAGATCACAACAG GAAAGTCGTTCATCAGTGAACAATGAGAAACCTACATCATCTG GAGGGAACACATCAACAAGGACTTGGGGAATTCCATCAATGTCta GTGTGAACTCATCACCAAGGACTTGGGGGATTCCATCAATGTTTGGGACCAGAGGAGGATCATCTGAAGGAAAACCAGTTAGCAACACAACTGTAGATGAGCCTAATGGTTGTTCTAATCAAATGCCTTGTACAATCCAATTGACAGAG CCCCCTTCAATATTAAGGCCACTTGAAGCTACAGAGAGTGAAACAGTTGAGATTTGTGTAACCAAATCACTCATCCAATCTTACTATGACATTGTCAGAAAGAATATACAAGATCTTGTCCCAAAAGCTATAATGCATTTTTTG GTGAACCATACAAAAAGGAAACTTCAGAGTACCTTTACACAGAAACTTTATAG TGGGGACCTATTTGAAGAGCTATTAATCGAGGACGACGAGGTTGTCTCGAAAAGAAAGTGTAATCAAGAATTGTTTCTGGTTTTACAAGAAGCCATTGAG ATGCTTGAGGAAGTTGAATCTGATGTTTCAACTGGAAGTTCAACAATCATTTCTTCATCGAGTAGTGTTGCAGGGATCACATATTAG